The Streptomyces sp. NBC_00569 genomic sequence AGGAGAAGACCGGACTTCCCTACGCCAGCCAGGCGCGAGGCGTGGACCACGAGGGCCGCGACGTACCGGTGATGCACGCCTGCGGTCACGACATGCACGCCGCCTGCCTGACCGGTGCCGCCATGTTGCTCGCGCGGTCGCGTGACCAGTGGCGCGGCACACTGCTGGTGGTGTTCCAGCCGGCCGAGGAACTCGCGGTCGGCGCACGCGGGATGGTCGACGACGGACTCTTCGAGCGGTTCCCCGAGCCCGAGATCGTGCTGGGCCAGCATGTGGGACCGTTGCCCGCCGGGGTCATCGGCTACGGCACGGGCCCGGTGATGGCCGCCGCGGACTCCCTCGACCTCACCCTGCACGGGCGCGGCGCCCACGGATCCCGGCCCGAGGCGTCCATCGACCCGGTGCTCATGGCGGCCAACGTGGTCACGCGGTTGCAGGGAATCGTCGCGCGGGAGGTGCCTCCGGCGGAGACCGCCGTGGTGACCGTGGGTCGCCTGCAGGCGGGCACGAAGGACAACATCATCCCCGACAAGGCCGAGTTGGGGATCAACGTCCGCACCTTCACCCCGGCGATCCGCGACAAGGTCCGTGACGCCATCGAGCGCATCGCCACAGCGGAGTCGCAGGCGAGTGGCGCCGCGGAGCCGCCGGAGTTCGCCTGGACCGGTGCCGCGCCGGCGCTGGTGAGCGATCCGGAGGCGACACAGGCCACGGTCGCCGCGTTCGCGGAGCACTTCGGGCAGCAGCGGATCATGACGATGCCTCAGGTGAACGCGAGCGAGGACGTGGGTGTGTTCGGTGAGGTGCTCGGCGTGCCGACCGTCTTCTGGTTCTGGGGCGGCCTGGACACCGAAACGGTTCTCGGCGCGCTCCAGGAAGACCGGCTGGACGAGCTGCCGAGCAACCACTCGCCCCACTTCGCCCCCGTCGTCGAGCCCACCCTGAGCACAGGTGTGGAAGCACTCGTCGTCGCCGCACTCACCTGGCTCGCGGACGCGTGAACCCGGTGGTCCCGCCGGCGTTCACCGATCGCCGGCGGGCCCGTCGCCACCGAGTGTCTCCAGCAACACGTCGACGACCTCGTCGACCTCCGCGTCGGCCAGGTCCTCGAACGCCCCGGAATGGCGGGCGAGCAACACCCCGGCGACCGCCGCCACGAGCACGTCGGCCCGCAGCCCCGGCCGGTCCCTGCCCTCCCGGGCGAAACGTGCGCGCAGCGGATCCACGAGCCGGGACCGCAGCGCCGCACGGGTGGCGTCCTGCGCGGCCCCGTCACTCAACGGCTGGACGGCGACCCTCAGCAAAGGGACAGGACCTCGCCGCTCCGCACGTGCGGCGACCTCCCGCAGGCGGGGCTCGGTGAGCAGGTCGTCCGGCGCGACGTCTCCGTGTTCGGCGCGCAGCACCTCCACGTACAGCAGGGGCTTGCTGCCGAAATAGCGTGCGATCAGGGCCGGGTCCACCCCGGCCCGCTCACCGATCTCGCGAACGGTGGTGCGGTCGTAGCCCCGCTCGGAGAAGAGTTCGGTCGCCGCCCGCAGCAGCGCCTCGCGGGTGCGGGCGGAGTTCCGGCGCGGGCCGGCGTCCGCGCCGCTCACGGGCGGCTCGGCTCGGGGCGCGCCCGCTCACCCGTGGCGACCGGGGCGATGTGGCCCGCCGCGACCACGGACGGTCGCAGCCGGGTGCCCGTGCGAGTGAGTACGACGGCGAGGATGCCGGTGATCACGAAGGCGGCGCAGCCGGCGAGGCCCGCGGTGCGGTATCCGTCGTCGGCCGGCAGCGCCGCGCCGGGGCCGGTGGCGGCCTGGAGGATGACCGCGCTCAGCGCGCTTCCGGTCGAGTACCCGATGTACTTCATGACCTGATTGAAACTCATCGCGCTGCCCGTCTCCTGTGCGGGCACGCCGCCGACGATCAGGCCGGGGGTGACCGCGAAGGTGACGCCCACACCGAGTCCGGCGAGCGCCATCATCGTGCCGATTCCCCACAGGCTGGAGCGGGCGAGCAGGAAGCAGACCAGGCCCGCGAGGGAGAGGAGACAGCCCAGCGGCAGCATGCGGGCGGGTGTCGCCGCCGCGCCGAGCATCCGCACCAGGCGGCCGGTGACGAGGCTGGCCGCGGAGAACGGCACGAGCAGCAGACCGGTGACGACGATGGACGAGCCGAAGCCGTATCCGGCGGACTCGGGCGTCTGGACGTAGCGGGTGACCAGGGCGATCAGCAGGTAGGTGCCCACGCCGCCGACCATCGTGGTCAGGTTGGCGACGAGAACGCCGCGATCCTTGATGAGCCGTACCCGCACCAGCGGATGCGTGGAGTGCATCGAGTGCAGGACCCACCCGGCGAGCAGGACTACGGCCGCGACGGCGAGCGCGAGCAGCGGGGCGGATCCCCAGCCCCACCGCTCCCCCTCGGCAAGGGTCACCAGCAGGGCCGCCATGCCACCGGCGAGCAGCAGTGCGCCGGGGAAGTCCATCGGGACCGTGGGGCGCTTCGGCGCGGCGGGCACGACGATCACGGTGGCGGTGAGCGCGGCGGCCGCCGTGGCGGCCGCGAACCAGAATCCGGCGTACATGCCGAGGTACTGGGCGAACAGGCCGGTGATCGGATAGCCGAGGCCGATGCCCGCGGCGGTGGTCAGGGAAAGGGTCGCCACCGCCGACCGTGCCCGCTCCGGAGGCAGCGCGTCGCGGGCGGTGGCGATGGCGAGCGGGACGAGGCCCATGCCGACGCCCTGCAGCGCCCGGCCCACGAGGAGGCAGGTGAGCCCGAGGGGCAGGGCCGCCAGGAGACTGCCGGCGAGGACCACGGCGAGGCCGGTGAGGATCACGTTCTTGCGGTGCGGGCCGTCGCCGAGGCGCCCCATGACCGGTGTGGCGATGGCTCCCACCAGCATCGTCACCGTCAGCGCCCACTGCGCGGTGGAGACGGCGACGTGGTCCTCGGCCGCGATGGTCGGGATGAGCGGTGCCCCGAGGCTGCTGACCACGGCGACGAGCATGCCGAGCGAGACGAGGACGGGCACGAGAGCCCGTGGGTGGCGAAGTGCGGATGCCGATACGGCAGAGGTACGCGCGGACGCCGGCATGGAGGGCTGCAAGGGAAATATACCGTTCTTGTCATCAGGCGATGTCATTGAATGATGACATAGTTCGGCGCTCGCTCCGGCCGCCCCCACCTCGGAGAGGCGGCCGCACGTCGCGTCAGTTCACGACGCGCAATGACCCCAACAGCATCGGCAGCGAGGCGTGCAGCTCCCGTTGCCAGTACGGCCAGCTGTGGGTCCCCGGCCCGTAGAAGTCGGTCGTCACATGCCGGGCACCCGCCCTTTCGAGTGCGCCCGCCAAGGCGTGGTTCTGCCGGTTGAAGTCCGCTTCGAGGGCGTTCGTGGCACCTGGCGGGTCCAGAGGGCCAGCGGTGCCGTCGCCGCACGACAGGTACACAGGGATCGGCTTGAGTCGTTTGGCCAGGTAGTACGGGTCGTGGGCCGCCCACACGTCCCGCTGCGCCACGGGGTCGCCCCAGACCCGGCGCGGATCGTCGCCCTGCCCCGCGAAGAACCCCATGATGCGGCTCACCGACTCGTCGTTCAGCAACGGGTGCACGGATCCGGAGTATGCCGCCGCCGCCTTGAACATGCCGGGGTGCCGGGCCGCGTACATCAGAGCGCCCTGCCCTCCCATGGACAGTCCGGCGACCACGCGACGCGGGCCCGCTCCCCAGTCGCGTTCGAGGAGTCGGCGCAGCTCCTTGGTGTGAAACGTCTCCCAGGCGGGGTCACCACCGTTCCCGTTGTTCCACCAGTCGCTGTACCAGCCGTTCCAGCCGGCCTCCGGCATCACCACGAGGACGTCGCGCAGGCTGTCGATGCGTGCGACGTCCGTCCGGCTCGTCCACGACGTGTAGTCGCCGCAGCAGCCGTGCAGCAGCCACAGGGTCGGCCAGTGCCGGCCGCGGTCGTTCGGGTTCCAGCCGTCGGGCGTGAGCAGTCGGACCTTGACGGTCCGGCCGCCGAGAGCCGGGGAGCGTACGGACAGATCCACCTGACGGTCGGCGACCTGGGTGACGGCGACGACCTCGGCACCGCGGGCGTCGGCGGCCACGGACGGCGGGTTCGGTGTCAGGGTGAGCAGCAGCACGGCCAGGACGAGCAGGAGGCATCTGGCGCGGCGGATCGTGGCGGCGGTCATGGCTGCTCCTGTCGGTGGGGTCATTTTCGGCCGGGGAGGACCAACAGGGCGTCTCCGACCGGCCGTTCGCCGGTCGCGTCGGACGGGGCGTTGATCACGCCCCCGCCCGCGACCATGGTGGTGGACCCGCCGCCGTCGAGGTTGATCGCGTCGCGCAGGCCCAGCGCCTTCGCGACCGCGGCGCTCTCCGGGATGCTGAGTCCGAGCGCGCCGGTGCTGCGTCCGTCGGCCGTGACGAGGACGGTTCGTCCCGCGGCGTCGACTCCGGCCAGCGTGCGCGGATTGCGCTTGTGCACCCAGCCGTAGTAGAAGCTGGGGTTGCCGGGCTGGACCATGCCGTCGGTGGCCACGGTGACGCGTGTACGGCCGTCCCGGACCAGTTCGGGGCCGCCGTTGAGCATGCTGGTGCTCGGGGACGGGGAGACCGCGCGGCCGTGCGAGTCCTTCAACGCGGCCCGCATCCGCAACTGGCGGCCGGTCTGGGCCAGTTCGGTCAGCTGGGGGACGTAGCGTCCGGTCGCCTGCACGGAGCTGCCGCCTTCCGGCAGCGATCCGCCACGCGGCGAGCGCACCTCGAGTACCTTCCCGTGGCGGTCGAGTACGGCCTCGACTCCATCGCCGCTCGGAGTCCGCCGGCCGAACTCGGATGTGAAAGCGACGAGTTCGTCGTCGTCCGTGCAGGTCGCGTCGTGCAGGGGCAGCGAGGTGGGCGTGTCGTCGGCGGTGCCGCCGCAGTTCCTGATCAGGCCGGGGACACGGTTGATCCCGTCCAGCGGGAGCGAGGCGCCCGGGCCGGACAGCTTGCCCTGCCAGGTGAGCCGGACGATGCCGGTCCGGCTACCGGAATCGTGGATCACGAGGGAGGGCCGCCCGCTCACGGGTTCGCTCAGCAGGCGGCCGTCGTACACGCCGACGCCGGCCGGATCCCCGGGGGCGCCGGCCTTCGGGTCGAGGACGAAGAACCCGGCGTTGACCCCGGCGGTCGCCCCGGCCGCGGCCACGAGTTGGCTGGTCGTCTCCCTGTTCTCGAGATCCGGCCCGTACGAGGCTCTCAGCGCGCCGTGGAAGCGGTGCGGGTCGATGGTGAGAACGTCGATCCGCCACGGGCCCCGATCCGTGGGCTCCCCGTCCCACCCCCGGTACACGGCGGCTCCGGTGTATCCGGCCGTCCGCAGCCGGGTGCGCTCGGCCGTGGCCGCGGACTGTGAGCCGAACTCACCGACGCGGACGCGCCATCCGAGCGTGCCGCCCGCGAAGTCCGCCGTCGCCTGTGTGGTGACCGCCTCGGCCCGCGCCTCGAAGCCGTGTTCGCGCAGGTGGGCGACCAGGTCGTCGGCGCTCGCGTGGTCGTTGAGCGCCGACGGTGGCGCGTCGGGGTCCGGTGAGCCGGCGCCGCCGGGGATGGAGACCTCGACTGTCCAGGCAAGCGCCGGGGCATCGGCGCCGCGCACGATTCGGGTGAGCGTGACGCCGGGCTGGAGCTGCTGCGTCGTCCGCGTCTCGGTCAGGTCGGCGGGGCCGAGAGGCAGTGCGCCGACCGGATTCGAAGGCGGCGCCGAGGAGGCCGGAACCGCCAGGCCTCCCACGACGGCAAGGACGGACAACACGGCACCCACGCCGAACAGTCTGCTGTTCACGTGCCCCCCACAGGACGAAGAACGGCTCTCCCGCAACGGTGCTTGTGGTCGAGACCACTCGTCAAGACATGTGCACGTCATCCCTGCACGCGACCCGGCCGGCGACCGTGCGCCCGGTCGATGACGGCCTCCCGCGCACGACCCGCGCCACTCAAGATCGAAAATGTGAAGGCTTCCGGAGTGGCTGGTGACAGCCCTGGACTTTCGTGTTCACGCTGATGCAGGGTGTGCCCACCGCAGTCGGAGCTCCGTCCGGGCCCGCCCCCGGTGGCCCGTGGCCACGGCTGCGCGGGCACCCGTCGGCGCCCGTCCCATTCCAGGTCAACTTCCCCTTGCCCAGGGAAAGTTGCATCTCTCCATGCCCAAGGGAAGTCCAGTGAGCACTCACGGAAGACTCGTCCGCCGCTCCACCCCGCTCGTGCTCGCCGCCGCGCTCACCCTGTCGGCCACCGCCTGCAGCAAGGAACAGGCCACCACGACGGCCGGCGGCGTGAAGCTGGTCAAATCCGGCCAGTTGACGACGTGTACGCATCTCCCGTACGCCCCGTTCCAGTCGGGGAAGGGCAAGAAGGTCGTCGGCTTCGACGTCGACCTGATCGATCTGGTCGCCCACGACCTCGGTCTCAAGCAGCAGATCGTGGACAAGTCCTTCGAGACGATCAAAACGGGTGCGGACCTCAACGCGGGTGTCTGTGACGTGGCTGCCGCGGGCATGACGATCACTCCCGAGCGGAAGCAGCACCTCGCCTTCTCGGTCCCCTACTTCGACGCCAACCAGGCCCTGCTGGCCCGAAAGGGCGTCAAGGCGAAGTCGCTGGACGACATCAAGAGCGGCAAGACCAGGCTGGGCTCGCAGTCGGCCACCACCGGCGAGGACACCGCGCACGCCGCCGGCATCGACTCCAAGTCGTTCGAGAGCTCGGACGCCGAGCTGAACGGACTGCGCACCGGCCAGGTGGACGTCGTCATCCAGGACTACCCGGTGGTCCAGGAGTGGCTCAAGGACCCTGCCAACGCGGCCAAGTTCACCGTCACCGGCACGGTCCGGACGGGCGAGAAGTACGGTTTCGCCGTGCGCAAGGGGGGCAACCCCAAGCTCCTCGCCGCCATCGACAAGGCCATCAAGAAGGCCAAGCAGGACGGCACGTACAAGAAGCTGTACGAGAAGTGGATCGGCCCGATGCCTGCGGAGGCCGTGTCCCAGTGACCTCCTCACACACGCCCGTCGCCGCGCAGGCCCCGACCCAGGCGGCCCCGCGCCCCCGCTTCTCCCCGCGGCGGCGGCGCAGCATGCTCCGCGGTGCGCAGTACGTCGTTCTGGCCGGTGCGGTGATCGCCGTCGCCGTACTGGCCGACTGGCACCAGTTGCAGCAGCAGTTCCTCGAACTCTCCGTGGCCAAGCGGATGTTCCCGGACCTGCTGACGGTGGCGCTGACCAACACGGTGGCGTACACCCTCTCGGGATTCGGCGTGGGCCTCGTGCTCGGGCTGATCGTCGCCCTCATGCGGCTCTCCTCGGTGGCCCCCTATCGGTGGCTCGCGTCTCTCTACATCGAGGTGTTCCGCGGACTGCCCGCCCTGCTGATCTTCATCTTCATCGGGGTCGGCGTTCCCCTGGCGTTCCCCGGCCTCGCCATCCCCGGTGGCGCGTACGGACAGGTCGCCGTGGCCCTGGGGCTCGTCGCCGCCGCGTACATGGCGGAGACCATCAGGGCCGGCATCCAGGCCGTGCCCCGCGGTCAGATGGAGGCCGCGCGGACACTGGGCATGTCCCACGCGAGGGCCATGTGGTCGATCGTCATCCCTCAGGCCTTCCGGATCATCGTGCCGCCCCTTACCAACGAACTGGTCCTTCTCTTCAAGGACTCCTCACTGGTGCTGTTCCTCGGCGTCTCGCTGCAAACGCGTGAACTCACCAAGTTCGGAAGGGACCTGGCCAGCGAGACCGCCAACACCACTCCCATCTTCGTGGCCGGTCTCTGCTACCTCCTGATCACCGTCCCGCTGGGCTACGTGGTGCGCCGCCTGGAGGCGGGCCATGCGAAGGCACGGTGAACGATGAGCGACCCCAGCGAGCCCTCCGGCAACATGAGAGAACACGAGGGGACGGGCATGACGAATGCCACCACCACGACCGACACGCCCACGCCGGCCCGGGCGATAGAGATCCGCGCGCTGCACAAGTCCTTCGGTGACCTTCAGGTCCTGCGCGGCATCGACTTCACCGTCGACACGGGCGAAGTGGTGTGCGTCATCGGTCCTTCCGGGTCGGGCAAGTCGACGTTGCTGCGCTGCACCAACCTCCTGGAACAGCCCACCCAGGGCCACGTCCTCATCGCCGGAACCGACATCACCGACCCGGACGTGGACATCGACCGGCTGCGTCGCCGCATCGGCATGGTCTTCCAGCAGTTCAACCTCTTCGCGCACTTGAGCGTGCTGGACAACCTGACGATCGCCCAGCGCCGGGTGCTGGGCCGCGACAAGGCCGAGGCGGCCCAGGTGGCCCGACAGAACCTGGCCCGCGTCGGACTCGCGGACAAGGAGGACAGCTACCCCGCGCAGTTGTCGGGCGGCCAGCAGCAACGGGTGGCCATCGCGCGCGCCCTCTCGATGGGCCCCGAGCTGATGCTGTTCGACGAACCCACGAGCGCGCTCGACCCCGAACTGGTCGGAGACGTCCTCGGCGTCATGCGCGGCCTCGCGGACGACGGGATGACGATGATGGTCGTGACCCACGAGATGGGCTTCGCCCGCGAAGTCGCCGACCGCGTCGTCTTCATGGACGACGGCGTCATCGTCGAACAGGGCGGCCCCGACGAAGTCCTCGGCAACCCCCAACACCCACGCACCCGCGAGTTCCTGGCCCGTGTCCTGCGCCCGGCGGACACCGTCACGAAGTCCTGACGGGACCCGGCACTTCCCACCCACGGACCGCCTTCCCGGTCCGCGTCGGCCGGGAAGGGGGTCCGTGGCGATCGCGGTCGGGCGGCGTCCGGTCTGGCTCCCTACCTCCGGGCCACGCGATCCGGCCCCGAAACCGGACAGCCGCGAGCCCGCGCAGGTGCGGACCCGACGACGGCGCCGCAGTGTCCGGTACCGAGCTGCCGGAGTGCGAATCCGATTGCGCCTGCCCAGCCTGTTGCGCATCCTGCTGGGATGCGCTTCTCCGTCAACATCCCGAATTTCGGCGACTTCGCCGACCCGCGCAACGTCGCCACCGCAGCGGCCGCCGCCGAACAGGCGGGCTGGGACGGGCTCTTCGTGTGGGATCACGTTCTGCACCGACAGCATCAGGGACGTCCCTTCGGAGACCCCTGGATGCTGCTGACCGCCGCCGCGCTGGCGACCTCACGGATCCGATTGGGCACCCTCCTGACGCCGGTCCCCCGCTACCGGCCGCAGCAACTCGCCCGCCAGGTAGCCACCTTGGACCGGCTGAGCGGCGGCCGGGCGATCTTTGCCGCGGGGCTGGGCGGTCCGGTCGAGGACGAGTACCGCAGCTTCGGCGACGCCGCCGAGCCGCGCGTCCTCGCCGAGCGACTGGACGAGGGCCTGGAGCTGTTGGGGCGCATGTGGTCCGGCGAACCGGTGAACCACCACGGCCGGCACTACGAGGTCCGGGACGTGGCGCTGCTGCCCGCCACCGTGCAGCAGCCCCGCCCCCCGGTGTGGATCGGAGGGTTCTGGCCGCACCGTGCACCCATGCGGCGGGCGGCGCGGTGGGACGGCGCGGTGCCGCTGTTCGAGACCGCCCGGCATGGGCATGTGCCGGACGTGGGGGAGGTACGGGAACTCATCGCCTACGTGCGCGGTCAGCGTACGAACGGCGACGTCCGCCCCTTCGAGTTCGTACTCGGCGGAGCCACGCCCCCGGGCTCGGCCAGAGCCAAGGACGTGATCGGCCCCCTGCACGACGCCGGCGCCACTTGGTGGGACGAACGACAGGTCCAGACGGGTCCGGACCTGGATCGCCTGACCCCGGTTCTCCGTCGTATCGAGGCCGGGCCGCCGGTGCTCTAGAGAAGCGCGGTCCACGCCTGATCCGGCGTCCTCGCTCTCCAGTCGGTCCACCGATGCCGGTCCTGCCGGCGATACTCCGCCCCCGTCGCCAGATTTCAGACTGCGTAGGAGAACACCAGCACCGCGACCGAAAGCCCCAGCATGCCGGCCGGCCGCATACCGCACCCCCCTCGATCGCCAGCGGGATCCCGCCCATTGACGGTCCGCGCGACAGACCGAAGAATGAGCGCCACCCCCACCTGACAACGTTGTCTTGTGAAAGGTCCCGCACATGCCGCACCATCCCAAGCAGGTCGACCGCCGGAGATTCCTGCAACTCCTCGGCCTGTCGGGCGCCCTGGCCGCCCTGCCCTCTGTCGTCGGCGTGAACTCCGCTCAGGCACTGGGCAGTTCCGCCCGACTTGCCGGCTCCGCCTCTCCCCCGGACGAGACAGCCGCCACCTACCACCGCGTTCTGCTCCAGCACACCCACTGGTCCGAGACACAGTGGGACGAGGCACGGGGCTACTACACGGACAAGGACTTCGGTTTCGCCGTCGTCCTCGGCCACGCGGTGCTGCTCACCCACGGCACGTACGACAGTGAGCCCGCCGGCATCGACCGGGACACCCTCAAGGCCCGCACACTCGCCACCATCCGGCACTTCGCGGCGTCCAACCGACTCACGGGCGGGACCCAGTGGGGCCGCAAGCTGTTCTTCGACACCACGTTCCAGTCGTACTTCGTCCTTGCCGCGCGGTTGCTCTGGGACGACCTCGACAGCGCGACGCGCACGAACGTCGACACCATCGTTCGTGAACAAGCCGCTTACACCACGAAGCTGGGTACCGGTGACGACCCGGACTCGGGTGACTGGACGCCGAACGGACTGCAGGGCGGCTACGTGGGCGACACGAAGCTGGAGGAGATGGGCCTGTACGCGCAGACCCTCGCACCCGCCCTCGCGTGGGCGCCCGACGATGCGCGCCGCCCCGACTGGGAGTCCGCCTACGGCACGTGGTCACGCAACGAGGCGGGGCTTCCGCCTGCCGACCTGGCGAATCCGGCGCTCGTCGACGGCGTCGCCGTCTCCCGCAACACGGCCCGGAATCTGTACGACACGTTCATCGTCGAGAACCACGGCTCCTTCGGCCCGCACTACCAGGAGGAGTTGTGGCGTACCTCGGGGCGCAACGCGGCGCACTTCCTGGCCGCCGGGCAGCCGTTGCCGCAGGTGCTGACCGCGCAGCCCAACGCGCTGCCGCTGTGGCGCACGTTGCTGGGGGTGATGAGTGACGCCGGTGAGCCGTTGATGCCGATGGTTAACGACCGCGAGCATCTGTACGGCAGGGACGTGATCCCCCTCGCGTTCCTGGCCCAGGTGGCCGGTGACCGGGCGGCGGCACGGGCTGAACAGGCGCTGGCCGAGCGGCTGGAGGCGTACCAGAAGTACCCGCCCGAGTACCGTCTGGCGAAGTTCTCCGGTGAGCCGAAATATGAGCCGGAGGCGCGGGCCGAGGTGGCCATCAGTTATCTGCTGCACGTGTGGGCGGCTGCGAACGGGCACCGGGTCCGCCCGCTGTCCGAGGACGAGCTCTTCGCCCAGGCGTCGGGAGTCGCGGACTTCGGCACGGGACCCGGCCTTGTCTCGCACCAGACGCGGGCCGCGTGGGCGGGTGCGGTCAGCAAGTCTGGATTCGTGAAGTTCGCCTGGCAACCGCGCCACGACGACTGGCTGTTCAGGCTCAGTGGCGGTACGCCGATGTTCCTGCCTGCGACGACGGGCAAGGTCGGGCAGCGCACGGTCCGGGTGTACACGTCGCTGCGCGACGGCTTCGACGGCAGCGCCACCGTGTTGCGTCTGGACACCGGTTACGCGGGCTTCACGACGCTACCGACGGGCGGGGTCGTCTATGCGACCTCCGGAACGGCCGCCGGGGAAGGGCATCTTGAGGTGCACAACCTCACCATGCCAGGGATGGCCGGCCTCGACGGCGCACGTACCTACCGCTTCGACGAGGGAGAGGTCTCCGTGCGTGCGCAGGATGCAGGTACGCCGGCCACGGCGGCGGCGCGCGTCGACGAGGTGGGCTTCTCACGCACCGCTGTGCGGCACATCCGGATGCTCGGGGTACGGCCCGACCCGACCTACGGATACTCGCTGTACGCGTTCGAGGTGCGCGACGGGGCGAACGGCTCCGACCTCGCGCGCGGCGGAACGGCGGCCACGTCCTCGTACGATCCGGGCAAGGGCCCCGAGCTGGCCTTCGACGGCGACCTGGCGACGCGATGGGCGGTCGCGAAGGCCGAACGCCCACGCGCCGACAGCTGGTTGGCCGTGGACCTGGGCGCCGCGCACGAGGTCGACCGCGTCACGCTGCGCTGGGAAGCGGCAGCAGGGCGCGCCTACCTCGTCCAGGGTTCGACCGACGGCGAGCACTGGGAGGACCTGGCGGCCTGGCCGGTCCCCGAGGTGAGCAGCCGTGGCGGCTGGCTCGACGTCGACGGCCGGGCCGGCCTTGTCGTGCGCGGCTCGGACCACCCGATCGCGGTGTACGGCGACACGATCCTCGCGGCCGACGGCCCCGCGGCGCCCGTGGTGGTCGAGGGGTATCCAGATGTGTCGGCCGAGACGCTGCGCGCGCTCGCACGGAAGGCCTCGGCCACGGCCGGGAACAAGGCGGT encodes the following:
- a CDS encoding MFS transporter; translated protein: MPVLVSLGMLVAVVSSLGAPLIPTIAAEDHVAVSTAQWALTVTMLVGAIATPVMGRLGDGPHRKNVILTGLAVVLAGSLLAALPLGLTCLLVGRALQGVGMGLVPLAIATARDALPPERARSAVATLSLTTAAGIGLGYPITGLFAQYLGMYAGFWFAAATAAAALTATVIVVPAAPKRPTVPMDFPGALLLAGGMAALLVTLAEGERWGWGSAPLLALAVAAVVLLAGWVLHSMHSTHPLVRVRLIKDRGVLVANLTTMVGGVGTYLLIALVTRYVQTPESAGYGFGSSIVVTGLLLVPFSAASLVTGRLVRMLGAAATPARMLPLGCLLSLAGLVCFLLARSSLWGIGTMMALAGLGVGVTFAVTPGLIVGGVPAQETGSAMSFNQVMKYIGYSTGSALSAVILQAATGPGAALPADDGYRTAGLAGCAAFVITGILAVVLTRTGTRLRPSVVAAGHIAPVATGERARPEPSRP
- a CDS encoding amino acid ABC transporter permease; this encodes MLRGAQYVVLAGAVIAVAVLADWHQLQQQFLELSVAKRMFPDLLTVALTNTVAYTLSGFGVGLVLGLIVALMRLSSVAPYRWLASLYIEVFRGLPALLIFIFIGVGVPLAFPGLAIPGGAYGQVAVALGLVAAAYMAETIRAGIQAVPRGQMEAARTLGMSHARAMWSIVIPQAFRIIVPPLTNELVLLFKDSSLVLFLGVSLQTRELTKFGRDLASETANTTPIFVAGLCYLLITVPLGYVVRRLEAGHAKAR
- a CDS encoding phosphodiester glycosidase family protein: MNSRLFGVGAVLSVLAVVGGLAVPASSAPPSNPVGALPLGPADLTETRTTQQLQPGVTLTRIVRGADAPALAWTVEVSIPGGAGSPDPDAPPSALNDHASADDLVAHLREHGFEARAEAVTTQATADFAGGTLGWRVRVGEFGSQSAATAERTRLRTAGYTGAAVYRGWDGEPTDRGPWRIDVLTIDPHRFHGALRASYGPDLENRETTSQLVAAAGATAGVNAGFFVLDPKAGAPGDPAGVGVYDGRLLSEPVSGRPSLVIHDSGSRTGIVRLTWQGKLSGPGASLPLDGINRVPGLIRNCGGTADDTPTSLPLHDATCTDDDELVAFTSEFGRRTPSGDGVEAVLDRHGKVLEVRSPRGGSLPEGGSSVQATGRYVPQLTELAQTGRQLRMRAALKDSHGRAVSPSPSTSMLNGGPELVRDGRTRVTVATDGMVQPGNPSFYYGWVHKRNPRTLAGVDAAGRTVLVTADGRSTGALGLSIPESAAVAKALGLRDAINLDGGGSTTMVAGGGVINAPSDATGERPVGDALLVLPGRK
- a CDS encoding amino acid ABC transporter ATP-binding protein codes for the protein MTNATTTTDTPTPARAIEIRALHKSFGDLQVLRGIDFTVDTGEVVCVIGPSGSGKSTLLRCTNLLEQPTQGHVLIAGTDITDPDVDIDRLRRRIGMVFQQFNLFAHLSVLDNLTIAQRRVLGRDKAEAAQVARQNLARVGLADKEDSYPAQLSGGQQQRVAIARALSMGPELMLFDEPTSALDPELVGDVLGVMRGLADDGMTMMVVTHEMGFAREVADRVVFMDDGVIVEQGGPDEVLGNPQHPRTREFLARVLRPADTVTKS
- a CDS encoding LLM class flavin-dependent oxidoreductase, whose protein sequence is MRFSVNIPNFGDFADPRNVATAAAAAEQAGWDGLFVWDHVLHRQHQGRPFGDPWMLLTAAALATSRIRLGTLLTPVPRYRPQQLARQVATLDRLSGGRAIFAAGLGGPVEDEYRSFGDAAEPRVLAERLDEGLELLGRMWSGEPVNHHGRHYEVRDVALLPATVQQPRPPVWIGGFWPHRAPMRRAARWDGAVPLFETARHGHVPDVGEVRELIAYVRGQRTNGDVRPFEFVLGGATPPGSARAKDVIGPLHDAGATWWDERQVQTGPDLDRLTPVLRRIEAGPPVL
- a CDS encoding amidohydrolase; this encodes MSKTVTAQLPEIRDELAAFYKDLHRNPELSLQETRTAGLLSKRLREAGFDEVAEGIGVTGVVGVLRNGEGPVVMLRADFDALPVEEKTGLPYASQARGVDHEGRDVPVMHACGHDMHAACLTGAAMLLARSRDQWRGTLLVVFQPAEELAVGARGMVDDGLFERFPEPEIVLGQHVGPLPAGVIGYGTGPVMAAADSLDLTLHGRGAHGSRPEASIDPVLMAANVVTRLQGIVAREVPPAETAVVTVGRLQAGTKDNIIPDKAELGINVRTFTPAIRDKVRDAIERIATAESQASGAAEPPEFAWTGAAPALVSDPEATQATVAAFAEHFGQQRIMTMPQVNASEDVGVFGEVLGVPTVFWFWGGLDTETVLGALQEDRLDELPSNHSPHFAPVVEPTLSTGVEALVVAALTWLADA
- a CDS encoding alpha/beta hydrolase, with protein sequence MTAATIRRARCLLLVLAVLLLTLTPNPPSVAADARGAEVVAVTQVADRQVDLSVRSPALGGRTVKVRLLTPDGWNPNDRGRHWPTLWLLHGCCGDYTSWTSRTDVARIDSLRDVLVVMPEAGWNGWYSDWWNNGNGGDPAWETFHTKELRRLLERDWGAGPRRVVAGLSMGGQGALMYAARHPGMFKAAAAYSGSVHPLLNDESVSRIMGFFAGQGDDPRRVWGDPVAQRDVWAAHDPYYLAKRLKPIPVYLSCGDGTAGPLDPPGATNALEADFNRQNHALAGALERAGARHVTTDFYGPGTHSWPYWQRELHASLPMLLGSLRVVN
- a CDS encoding ABC transporter substrate-binding protein — encoded protein: MSTHGRLVRRSTPLVLAAALTLSATACSKEQATTTAGGVKLVKSGQLTTCTHLPYAPFQSGKGKKVVGFDVDLIDLVAHDLGLKQQIVDKSFETIKTGADLNAGVCDVAAAGMTITPERKQHLAFSVPYFDANQALLARKGVKAKSLDDIKSGKTRLGSQSATTGEDTAHAAGIDSKSFESSDAELNGLRTGQVDVVIQDYPVVQEWLKDPANAAKFTVTGTVRTGEKYGFAVRKGGNPKLLAAIDKAIKKAKQDGTYKKLYEKWIGPMPAEAVSQ
- a CDS encoding TetR/AcrR family transcriptional regulator, producing the protein MSGADAGPRRNSARTREALLRAATELFSERGYDRTTVREIGERAGVDPALIARYFGSKPLLYVEVLRAEHGDVAPDDLLTEPRLREVAARAERRGPVPLLRVAVQPLSDGAAQDATRAALRSRLVDPLRARFAREGRDRPGLRADVLVAAVAGVLLARHSGAFEDLADAEVDEVVDVLLETLGGDGPAGDR